The following coding sequences lie in one Lolium perenne isolate Kyuss_39 chromosome 2, Kyuss_2.0, whole genome shotgun sequence genomic window:
- the LOC127328583 gene encoding uncharacterized protein has protein sequence MASQRELRTTVSSGKFLTMECVDINCPGRVHGYVPKYDTIWRVSDFVPHSCELVSIRNDHCNLSSNLIARLLYTEIVEGQAMRVNAIQKNVKKHHFYTISYGKAWRAKQRAMEMRFGSFRDAYDAVVRMLQTLQARNPGTYVNIQDMFLPESPSYRVLHRVYFSFGVCIESFRHCRPVLCVDGMFLTGQYKGQILTAIGMDGNNQIVPLAFAFVESENTESWLWFFRQLKISIVNDKPNVCILHDRHAGILKAIKTLKEPGQETPWIDIESRWCMRHLGANFYTQFRKKDLMNVFKRLCIQNQQWKYNFLCSKLQELTKKQVVERKAARDANIAAHMQAVAAGTTAVEAPVYEAPQGLCDLPGFDPPGTRRRQGRQIKNFEQWIEHEPTERWSLLHDTHGARYGVMTTNLA, from the coding sequence ATGGCGAGCCAGAGGGAGCTGAGAACAACCGTGTCATCTGGAAAATTCCTGACGATGGAATGTGTGGACATCAATTGTCCCGGAAGGGTGCATGGGTATGTTCCTAAGTATGACACAATATGGCGTGTGAGCGACTTTGTGCCGCACAGTTGTGAGCTTGTAAGTATCCGCAATGATCATTGCAACCTGTCGTCTAATCTCATAGCCCGGCTGCTGTACACTGAAATAGTGGAAGGGCAAGCCATGAGAGTAAACGCCATACAGAAGAATGTTAAGAAGCATCATTTTTACACCATTTCTTATGGCAAGGCTTGGAGGGCTAAGCAGAGGGCGATGGAGATGAGGTTTGGTTCATTTCGAGATGCATACGACGCTGTTGTTCGTATGCTGCAGACGCTGCAGGCGAGGAATCCAGGAACATATGTGAACATCCAGGACATGTTTTTGCCGGAGTCCCCATCTTACAGGGTTCTGCATAGAGTCTATTTCTCGTTCGGTGTATGCATCGAATCATTCAGACACTGTCGACCCGTGTTATGTGTCGACGGCATGTTTCTGACCGGTCAGTACAAGGGTCAAATCTTGACCGCCATTGGAATGGACGGAAACAATCAAATCGTGCCACTCGCTTTTGCTTTCGTGGAGAGTGAGAACACGGAAAGCTGGTTATGGTTTTTCAGGCAGTTGAAGATTTCAATTGTAAATGACAAGCCGAATGTTTGCATCCTTCATGACAGGCATGCAGGTATACTGAAAGCTATTAAGACACTGAAAGAGCCTGGGCAAGAAACTCCATGGATTGACATTGAGAGCCGTTGGTGCATGCGCCACTTGGGGGCCAATTTTTACACACAATTCAGGAAAAAGGACCTTATGAATGTCTTCAAGAGGCTGTGCATCCAGAACCAGCAGTGGAAGTATAATTTTTTGTGTAGCAAACTGCAGGAGTTGACGAAGAAACAAGTTGTGGAGAGGAAAGCAGCTCGAGATGCAAACATAGCAGCACATATGCAGGCCGTTGCAGCAGGAACAACAGCGGTAGAAGCACCAGTTTATGAGGCACCCCAAGGTCTGTGCGACTTGCCCGGATTTGACCCGCCCGGAACAAGGAGAAGGCAGGGAAGGCAGATTAAAAACTTTGAGCAGTGGATAGAGCATGAGCCTACGGAGAGGTGGTCTTTGTTGCACGATACACATGGAGCTAGATACGGCGTCATGACAACCAACCTCGCATAG